In the genome of Monodelphis domestica isolate mMonDom1 chromosome 2, mMonDom1.pri, whole genome shotgun sequence, one region contains:
- the C2H6orf136 gene encoding uncharacterized protein C6orf136 homolog, translating to MYQPSRGAARRLGCCLRAYQARLQDQCSSQAPPFLPLWLSSPAVTSPSVSPHLRLPSLSLPSSQLFPQLPQQPLPQTQAFISPWVGLPSEKGEDGQGPGLHGGCLDGLRSLFEELPCPHPGAVIPFRAPGSPHPSPATPSGNPNMEEHLAVMHEKLRQELPNLFLRSHDYNLYSSDVEFINEILNIRTKGRTWYILSLTLCRFLAWNYFAQLQLEVLRLSQHPEDWTLQARWRLVGLPTHLLFLRFYRRDKDDLYRTYDAYSTFYLNSEGLIYRHRLDKLMPSHSPPMPVKKLLVGALGALGLVEPEEEASLHLCPKS from the exons ATGTACCAGCCAAGTCGAGGAGCAGCCCGGAGGCTCGGCTGCTGCCTCCGCGCCTACCAGGCCAGACTTCAG GACCAATGCTCTTCTCAGGCTCCACCATTCCTACCCTTGTGGCTCAGCTCACCAGCAGTCACTTCTCCTTCAGTGTCTCCACATCTTCGGCTCCCTTCTCTTTCACTCCCTTCCAGCCAGCTCTTCCCCCAACTTCCCCAACAGCCCCTCCCTCAGACCCAGGCCTTCATATCACCCTGGGTGGGTCTTCCTTCTGAGAAGGGAGAGGATGGACAAGGGCCAGGATTGCATGGAGGCTGCCTGGATGGTCTTAGAAGCCTCTTTGAGGAATTGCCTTGCCCCCACCCTGGGGCTGTGATCCCATTCCGGGCCCCTGGAAGTCCTCACCCCTCTCCTGCCACTCCATCAGGGAACCCCAACATGGAGGAACATCTAGCTGTCATgcatgagaaactgaggcaggag CTCCCCAACCTGTTTCTTCGCTCCCACGATTACAACCTCTACTCATCTGATGTGGAATTCATCAATGAGATCCTGAACATTCGAACCAA AGGCCGCACATGGTACATTCTGTCATTGACCCTCTGCCGATTCTTGGCCTGGAATTATTTTGCTCAGCTGCAGCTAGAAGTTCTGAGGTTAAGCCAACATCCTGAAGACTGGACACTGCAGGCACGATGGCGGCTTGTGGGTTTGCCTACCCATCTCCTCTTCCTACGCTTCTACCGCCGGGATAAGGATGACCTTTACCG GACATATGATGCCTATTCTACTTTCTACCTAAATTCCGAAGGCCTCATTTATCGTCATCGCCTGGATAAA CTGATGCCCTCACATTCACCTCCAATGCCTGTCAAGAAGCTGCTGGTGGGAGCCCTGGGAGCCCTGGGCTTGGTAGAGCCAGAGGAGGAAGCTAGCTTACATCTATGTCCTAAGTCCTGA